In Qingrenia yutianensis, the genomic stretch TTTTCGGTTTTTGTTTGAAAAATATTTCGATAATCTGTTGTTTGAATGATTTGATTGTTTTAAGGGGTCTTGGGGTGGAACCCCAAGCCGTTTAGGGGTGCGGGGGAATCGGAACCCCCGCGCTTTTGAGGCACTTTTACTCTAAAAGTGCCCCCGCGGAGCGAAACAGTAAAATAACAAATTTTATATTTTTGATATAGACCAAAAATTTAAAATTACATAAACAAAAAAAGAGGGATTGCAAGGGAAACGTCCCTTACAACCCCTCTCCCGTCATATATGAAAATCGTGGTTTCCTATTGATGTATAATACTGACGGTTATTTTTAATCCAACTGCTTGCAGATGTGCGCGGATTATAGAAAAACAGGCATTTTCCCACGGGACGCGCGCCCTCGAGCGCCGCAACCGCCGCGTTGACACTGCTTTGCGACGGTGTGTTGTATATCGTGCCGTTTTTCGTCGGCTGATACTGCACGCCGTAGTTTGTATCGAAAATAACCTTTACAACGTTATTCGGGTAGCTGTCGGTGATAACCCTGTTCAAAACGCAGTTTCCCACCGCGACTTTGCCCGTGTAGCTTTCGCCCTGCGCCTCTGCCTCGATAAGACGCGAAAGCCAGTAAATATCGTTGTCGTCGTATGTGCGCAGATAATGCTGTGATGCGGCGGCATACAGCGCATTACGCGTGTTTGTGCCGAAAATTCCGTCCGCGGTAAGACCGTTTGCTTTCTGGAACTTTGTCACCGCATTTTTCGTTTCGGTTCCGTAATAACCCGTTATTTCCGAATTAAAATATCCCTGATTTTTAAGAATTGTCTGCAAAGTTGTCACCTCATACGAGCTTGCACCCTGTTTCAAAGCGGACGGTGCGCTCGCAAATGCGCTTTGCGTAAATACCGCAAGCGAAAGTGTCAAAACGAGAGTCAAAAGAAAAATTGTTTTTTTCATACCAAAAATCCTTTCTGTTTTTCTCTTGGCGCCGGTTGACTTAGGCATCAGAGAGTTAAACCGCACGGGGTTCGGCTCACTGATGTCTAACATTTTACACAATATGCGCATAATTTTCAACCCTGATGTGCCTTTGTGAGCCGTATCACGGCATAAAACGGCAAATATACCGCATAAATTTTTTAAAATTCGCAAAATTCTTTAATAATATTATGCAATACCAGAAAAATACAGCTTGAAAAGACATTCTGCGTGTAGTATAATGTTTATATAAATTTTTCGGAGGATTTTTATGAAAAAACTTTTCATTTCAATTTTAATGTCAATCTCAATTTGCGCGGTATCTTCTGCGGTATATGCGCGCATTGAGCCGTGCGCTCTCGAGTTTAAGCCGTACGGGGGCGGTACGTTTATATACGAAAACAACATTGAGTCGGTGACGCGTGACGATTTGTCCGATACGTCCAACCCCGACCCTACATATATAATGAAGAATAAATCGCTCAAAACGGGAAAATATTCCGTTTTTATAACCAATCTTAATTTTACGGGCGTGAAGGACGAAAACGGCGAAATCATCGAAAACGGATTTTCCGTTGAGGTGGACGGACTTTTTGAAACAAATTCGTCCGCGGTTGTGAAAATCACCGCGCTCGGCTTTGAAATGCCCGACGTGAAAACGCTTTATTCGCGCGCAAACAAGCAGAAATACGAGGACAGCTGGAGCTGTCTTAACGCGTGGTCGGACTATCTTCAGACGCCGATTTATCAGGTAGGCTCGTACAAAAGATACGAACCTATCGAGTTTTCGCCCGTTCAGTTCGGCGTAAATTCGGATAAAAAAGTGTGGATAAGCGAATTTATAAAAAATTATTCCGCAGTGCCGTATCTTAAACCCGTCAACATTTTAATGGATTTTGAGGTTGTGTCGGGCAGTGTGGATTTTGACATTGCCGCGCTTAAATCGAACGGAATTTTGAAAGACCGTTCGCACCACGACTACAATGCGAAAGACGGAAATTTCAAGCGCGAAAGACAGTACAAGGGCATTGCGCAAACGCTTCCGAAGGTGTGTGCAAACCTTAGTTTTTCGGTAAACAAGAGCGATAAGGACGGCGATTTTCTGCCCGTCACGGTTTACAATCAATACAACACCGCGGGCAAGCTGACCGACAAATGGGTGACGAATTTAAATCCGCAAAACGACAAGTGGTCGCGCGACATCTGCGCCGAGTCGGATATGCTCAAAATTAAATATCTTGACGAGTCCAAGCTTGATTTTTACGGCGAAAGCGTTCCCGACGGCGTGAAAACTCCGTGGTGGTTTTTTGACGTTTTCCATACCGACACAATAAATCCGTCGCAGGAGAAAGTTAAGCAAAACGAGAATAAATTTATCCCCAACCGCAACGTTTCGCGTTATGAAGATAATCTCTTGGAGGCGTGCAATCTCGGAAACTACGGCGTTAAGGTGAATTACAAGGTGAGCGTTAAAAATAACTGCGATTATGACCGATACGTTTATTACAACCTTGAAACAGGCTCGAACAACATTGTTATGCTGTACGACGAAAATATGAACCGAGTGAACAATTACGCGCTGTCAAAGGGCAACAAGGCGGACGGCACGCTTGACACAATGGCTTGCGTAAAGCTTGAAAAGGGCAAAACGACGGTGTTTTATCTCGACGTTATTTTGCCGGCGAACAACAACGGCGGTATGCTCAATTCGTTTGTTTTAAAGGACGCGCCGATTGACATAACGTTTGACGAGCGCGCTTTTGAGGTTGCGCAAAAGGGTATGAAAACCGACGGAAAATCGTTTTTGGTGTGGAACAATTCATGCCTTTACAAAAGCGATAATTTTTCCGATTACACCGAAATTCCGCTCTCCGACGAGGCGAAAAAGATTTTCGGCACAGAGGGCGCAAACTTTGACATTGTAAAAGGCGACAACGGCTATATCGCAAAATGGGGCGCGTACGACGGTGCGCCGTCATATTTTGAAAGCGTTTTGAAATTTTACAATAAGGTGTATATTTTTGATGATAATTTTAATCTTGTAAGCGAGAAAACGTTTGACGCATATCCTACCGAAATAGGCTTTGCGTCGGGAAAATATTACGTTTGCGCGGGCAAGAATTATTACACCGAAAACGCGAAAGACTGGTTTGAATTATCCACCGTCAACATTCCGTCCAACAACGGAAAATTCGACGTTGCGTCAACAAAATACGGCTACTTCTTTATGTCGGCGGACAAAATGCCGTTTATGAAAATCGACTACGACGGCGAATTTCCCAAATATATCGAAAGCTTTGACGGTGTGTTTTACTACACCGATTTCGACACGCTTTATCTTTCGGACAACGGCATTTATTTTGAAAAATTCAATCCGGGTTACGATATAATCACGCTGGACAAAATCGGTGACGAAATTTTGGTCAACAACCGCGAAAGGATTAAAATTCCGACGTTTGAAAAGCTTCCCGTTATCGCGCTGAACAACGAGATTATGGGATTTTCGCATAAACCCGTTTTAAAGGACGGCGAGTATTTTATCAGCGCGCGCAAAATTTTGGAAAAGTGCGACTGCGACGTTATATATAATGAAGAAACGGGCGAAATCACCGTGAAAAAGGTGTTTTTGACGGCGAGCGCAAAAATCGGCGATACAAAATGCACCAAAAACGGCACGGATTACGAAATCGGCGCGCCGTTTGTATCGGAGGGCGAAATTTATCTTCCGATTGAATTTTTTGAGAAAATTATGGACTTTAAATGCGAAAAAAATGAGGACATCAATTTTATAAGATTTGTTTCGTAAAAAATTTTGTATTCGGACAAAACAACGGGAGGACATATGAAAAAATCAATTTACATTGTACATTCGGCGGTGATTGCCGCAATTTACATCGCGCTGACGTGGGCGTTTGCACCCATAAGTTTCGGGCACAACATCTTTCAGCTCCGCGTTTCCGAGGCACTCTGTATTCTGCCTCTTTTCACGCCCGGCGCGGTTTTCGGGCTTTTTGCAGGGTGCTTTCTGTCAAATCTTCTGTTCGGCGGACTGGGCATAATCGACCTTGTTTTGGGAAGTTTGGCAACGCTTATCGGCGCGTCGCTCACATACGCACTGCGAAAGAAAAATCCGCTTATTGCAATTTTTCCGCCCGTCATTGTGAACGCGCTTATTGTGGGCGGATACCTTAAGTTTTTACTCTTTACAAATATACACGCGTATGTTATAATGGGATATACCTTTTTGGGGGAATTTTTGGCGGTTTACGTGCTCGGATTTCCGCTTTATCTCGCGCTTAAAAAGCACGCGTCAAAAATTTTCCGAAATAATTTTTAAACAGGGGGTTTTGTGAAAATGAAAAAAATTCTTGCACTTGCTTTGGTTGTTTTGATGTTTGCGCAAACCTGCGTTTTTGCGTCCGAACTTCCGTTTTTCGACAGGGATTATCTTACATATGAAGAAACGGTTACATATTCGGCAAAGCTTAACAAGCCGATAAATTTAAATTTTGCCGATGAGTATTTGCCGGCAGATGTGACCAATATGATTGACGTAAACGGTCTTATAAACGGACTTTTTAATTCAACAAGCACCGTTACGGGCAAAGCTGACATTTCGCCCGATTACAAAAGCGGAAAAATTTATGCCGGCGGTTTGAGCGCCGTGCCGGTTTACGTTAACAAAAACCTCAAAATCACCGCGGACGCAAACACCGAGGTGTGGCTTGAATACGATTTTTCCGACTTGTCAAAGCCTGTGTTCAATATGATTCAGAACACGCCGTCGTTTGACAAATACGTTGTTTACGACATTGACACGCTTGTTAAAAATATTGACGGCGCTGAGCCGGACGCGGTTTACGCTGTGCTTTCAAAGCTTTTGAGCAAGGAATTTATTGAGCAGTACAGAACCGCGTTCGTTGACCTTTTGACGAAATATGCCGACATCAAAAAAGACGGCAAAGGCTACACAATCACCATAGACGATAAGGGATTTAAAGCGATTTTGAACGAGAGCGTTACGAATATCGGCAACTTTATCGAGGATTTTGTCGTAAGCGGAAATTATGCAACGAAAGAGGAATTCCGAGCTGTTTACGACGGTGAAATTATGCCGTATGTTATAAGCTTTCTTGAGGGATTGCAGACCACAAAGATTATCGGTGACGGCAATATCGTTATGAAAGTTGAGTGTGACAATAAAGGTTACATCAAAAAGTCCGATACTTCGGCGAATATCTGCGTAAACATTTTTGAAATTATCGAAAAACTGGGCGGAGATGTTTCGGGTTACAACACTGCCTACGGAATTTTGGATTTCACGCTCAATTACAAAAGCGAGGTTAAAAAGCTTTCAAACGTCAAGGTTGATTTTCCTGTTTTGAACGAGGAAAATTCGGTGAATTTTGCAGACCTTTTCCCCGTTTACCCCGATTTTGAGCCTGATGACGGCGAGTGGCATCAGCACTTTATGTGGGGCGCGATGAACCACGACGGTTTGCCTGTTGTTTTGAACGGCGAATTTTATCCGCATTTGAGAGATATGGCGGTAGGCATTGGCTTTGCGGACGGCGACATTACCTATGAAAACGGTGTTGTTACGCTTATGCGCCCCGACTGGGTTGAATGCGGAAAATACAAAACCGCGTCGTTTGCGGTGGGTTCAAACACCGTTTATCTTGACGGCGAGGCTTACACGGTTGCAAATCCCGCGCTTGAGGTTAACGACGAGGTTGTAATTTCAAACGAGCTTGCAAAACTTTTGTTCAGAATTACTCAAAATCTCGGCGGATATGTTGCGGTTGATTTTGTTGATAAAAGCTACTGGACAGATTTTGACTATCAAATCTGCGGCTGCGATACAAACGAAATTTACGGCGAAATTGACTCCGATTTGGATTATGAAATAGACCCCGATTTCAGCTATGGAGCATAAAAGATAGTTGCAAAAAGAGATGGAATATCAAAATTCCATCTCTTTTTTTGACTTGAAAATATTATTTCCCCAAAACCGCATTTTTCGCGGCGGTGAGGGTGTTTTTCATAAGCATTGCAATGGTCATTGGTCCGACACCGCCCGGCACGGGTGTGATGCAGGACGCTTTTTTTGCGGCGGACTCAAAATCAACGTCGCCGACAAGTTTTTTGTTTTCAAGACGGTTCATTCCGACGTCGATAACCACCGCGCCGTCTTTTATATAATCGCCGTCAAACATCTGCGCTCTGCCCACCGCGGCAACCAAAACGTCCGCGTTTTTGGTGATTTCTTTGATGTTTTTCGTTTTGGAATGGCAGATTGTGACCGTCGCATTTTTGTGCAAAAGAAGCATTGCCTGGGGTTTGCCCACAATGTTGCTTCTGCCGACGACAACACAGTTTTTGCCCGTAAGGTCAATGCCTGCCTCGTTTATAAGCTCCATAACACCTGCCGGTGTGCAAGGCAGAAAATCGAAATTGCCGATCATAATTTTGCCGACGTTCACGGGGTGGAACGCGTCAACGTCCTTTTTGGGGTTAATCGCGTTTATGATTTTTTCTTCGTTTATGTGTTTCGGAAGCGGTAACTGAACCAAAATTCCGTGGATTTTTTCATCACCGTTGAGTTTTTCAACGAGTGATAAAAGTTCGCCCTCGGTTGTGCTTTCGGGCAGTGCGTGCTCCTCGGAATAATAGCCGATTTCGGCGCACGCTTTCTTTTTTGAGTTTACGTAAACGCGCGACGCGGGGTCGTCGCCCACGATAACTACCGCAAGTCCGGGTTTTATGCCGTATTTTTCAACGAATTTTTCCGTTTCATCTTTAAGAGCGTTTTTTACCCTTTGCGAAACCGCTTTTCCGTCCAGAATTTTTGCCATTTTTTGTTCCTCCTCTGTTTGCCGAATTTTTGCTGTTTTGTTTTGTATTTTGCCTTGAGCCGGTCTGTTTTCTGCCTTTTTGCTTTGCGCCGTGATTTGAGTTTTGTCTGCTTTCTGCCCGCTCGCGCTCGGCAAGGGGTTTCGGCGGACGTATAAGGCAGTTTTTGCCGTAACCGATTAAATCTTCGCGGTGCGCAAGCTTAAGCGCTTTTAACACAAGCGTGTAATTTTCTTTTTTCGTAAACTGCAAAAGCGCGCGCTGCATTTGCTTTTCCTCAAACGTGCGCGGAACGTACACCTCTTTTAAGGTGAACGGGTCAAGCCCTGTGTAAAACATACAGGTCGAAATTGTGAAAGGCGTGGGGTAGAAATCCTGCACCTGTTCGGGGTGGAGATTGTGCGCCTTAATGTACTCGGCAAGTTCGATTGCCTCGTTTAACGTACTTCCCGGGTGGCTCGACATAAGATACGGCACAAGATACTGCTCCTTGCCGATTTTCTTGTTTATTTCATAAAATTTATCTGCAAATTTATCGTAAACAGCACGGCTCGGCTTGCCCATTTTGGACAAAACGTTGTCGCTGATGTGCTCGGGCGCAACTTTAAGCTGACCGCTGACGTGGTTTTTTGCGAGATAATAGAAAAATTCTTCGTTTTTATCGTGAATAAGATAGTCGTAGCGTATGCCCGAACGAATGAAAACCTTTTTAATCTTGGGAATTTCGCGCATTTTCTGCAAAAGGCGCATATACCTTTTGTGGTCGATTTCAAGATTTTTGCACGGCTCGGGATAAAGACAGCGTTTTGCTCTGCACGTGCCTTTTGTAAGCTGTTTTTTGCACGCCGGTCCGTAAAAATTCGCCGTCGGACCGCCCACGTCGTGGATATAACCCTTAAAATCCGGCTCGTGCGTAAGGCTTTCCGCCTCTTTCAAAACGCTCTTTTCGCTTCGGCTTGTAACCATTCTGCCCTGATGAAAAGTGAGCGCGCAAAAGTTGCATCCGCCGTAGCAACCGCGCGTGTTGGTTATGGAAAATTTAACCTCTTTTATTGCCGGCACACCGCCGTCCTTTTCGTAAATCGGGTGGTAGGTGCGCATATACGGCAGAGAATAAACCCTGTCAAGCTCGCTTGTGGAAAGGGGCATCATAGGCTTGTTCTGCACAAGATATTTCCCCTGGCATTTCTGCACTATCGCACGTCCGCGGATTGGGTCCTGCTCATAATATTCGTCCGCGGTGGCTTTTGCGTATTTAACCTTGTCCGACGAAACCTCCTCAAACGGCGGGACTTCGATATAATTTTCAAGATAATCTATATTTGAGCGGACGTAAACACAGCCGTCAATATCCGTTTCGGAAATTTCCTTTCCGTCCTTTAGCGCGTGCGCAAGCTCGGTGATGATTTTTTCGCCCATTCCGTAGGTGAGAACGTCGGCACGGCTGTCGAAAATTATCGAACGGCGCACCTTGTTGTCCCAGTAGTCGTAATGCGCAAAACGGCGCAGACTTGCCTCAACACCGCCGATTATAATTTTTGCGTCGGGGTATGCCTCGCGTATGCGGTTGCAATACACGATTGTCGCCCTGTCGGGACGTTTGAACGCCTCACCGCCGGGGGAATACAGGTCGGTATGGCGGATTTTTTTGTTAACCGTGTAGTGGTTCACCATAGAGTCGATGTTTCCTGCCGACACCAAAAATGCGTACTTCGGCGCGCCGAGCTTTTTAAATTCCTCGCAGTCTTTCCAGTTCGGCTGGGCGATTATACCTACGGTGAAACCCTCGCTTTCAAGCACGCGCGTGATAATTGCGTGACCGAAACTCGGGTGGTCTACATATGCGTCACCGCTGACGTACACAAAATCGAGCTGTTTAATTTTCCGCTTTTGCATATCCTCTTTGGATATGGGTAAAAAATCTTTTTTCATTATATTAGTCCTGTAATTTATTGCTCATAAGCATTTCGTTGTATTCCTCGCGCGCGATGAGCGCCTGGCGCGGTTTGTTGCCGTCGAGTCCCGAAATAATTCCGCGCGCCTCCATTTGGTCGATAATGCTTCCGGCGCGGTTGTAGCCTATGCGGAAACTTCTCTGTAACTGCGATGTGGAAATCTGTCCGCGTTCAATAACAAGTTCAATCGCCTTGGGCAAAAGTTCGTCGTTGTCGCCGGGGTCGTCGCCCTCGGGATTGTAAACTTCCTCAGCATTAAGACGTTCAATAACGTCCTCTTTATACTGCGGTGCACAGTTTTTGCTCACCGCCGCAACAACCGCCTCAACCTCCTTGTCCGAAACGTACGAACACTGAAGTCGCGTAGGCGACGACGCGCCGACCGGCATATAGAGCATATCTCCGCGTCCGATAAGCTTTTCCGCGCCCGACATATCGAGAATTGTGCGCGAGTCTATCTGGCTCGACACCATAAACGAAATTCGCGACGGGATATTCGCCTTAATCGTACCCGTGATGACGTTTACCGACGGACGCTGTGTTGCGATTACAAGGTGCATACCTGCGGCACGCGCCATCTGTGCAAGACGGCAGATGTATGTT encodes the following:
- a CDS encoding cell wall hydrolase, with protein sequence MKKTIFLLTLVLTLSLAVFTQSAFASAPSALKQGASSYEVTTLQTILKNQGYFNSEITGYYGTETKNAVTKFQKANGLTADGIFGTNTRNALYAAASQHYLRTYDDNDIYWLSRLIEAEAQGESYTGKVAVGNCVLNRVITDSYPNNVVKVIFDTNYGVQYQPTKNGTIYNTPSQSSVNAAVAALEGARPVGKCLFFYNPRTSASSWIKNNRQYYTSIGNHDFHI
- a CDS encoding copper amine oxidase N-terminal domain-containing protein, with the translated sequence MKKLFISILMSISICAVSSAVYARIEPCALEFKPYGGGTFIYENNIESVTRDDLSDTSNPDPTYIMKNKSLKTGKYSVFITNLNFTGVKDENGEIIENGFSVEVDGLFETNSSAVVKITALGFEMPDVKTLYSRANKQKYEDSWSCLNAWSDYLQTPIYQVGSYKRYEPIEFSPVQFGVNSDKKVWISEFIKNYSAVPYLKPVNILMDFEVVSGSVDFDIAALKSNGILKDRSHHDYNAKDGNFKRERQYKGIAQTLPKVCANLSFSVNKSDKDGDFLPVTVYNQYNTAGKLTDKWVTNLNPQNDKWSRDICAESDMLKIKYLDESKLDFYGESVPDGVKTPWWFFDVFHTDTINPSQEKVKQNENKFIPNRNVSRYEDNLLEACNLGNYGVKVNYKVSVKNNCDYDRYVYYNLETGSNNIVMLYDENMNRVNNYALSKGNKADGTLDTMACVKLEKGKTTVFYLDVILPANNNGGMLNSFVLKDAPIDITFDERAFEVAQKGMKTDGKSFLVWNNSCLYKSDNFSDYTEIPLSDEAKKIFGTEGANFDIVKGDNGYIAKWGAYDGAPSYFESVLKFYNKVYIFDDNFNLVSEKTFDAYPTEIGFASGKYYVCAGKNYYTENAKDWFELSTVNIPSNNGKFDVASTKYGYFFMSADKMPFMKIDYDGEFPKYIESFDGVFYYTDFDTLYLSDNGIYFEKFNPGYDIITLDKIGDEILVNNRERIKIPTFEKLPVIALNNEIMGFSHKPVLKDGEYFISARKILEKCDCDVIYNEETGEITVKKVFLTASAKIGDTKCTKNGTDYEIGAPFVSEGEIYLPIEFFEKIMDFKCEKNEDINFIRFVS
- a CDS encoding QueT transporter family protein; translation: MKKSIYIVHSAVIAAIYIALTWAFAPISFGHNIFQLRVSEALCILPLFTPGAVFGLFAGCFLSNLLFGGLGIIDLVLGSLATLIGASLTYALRKKNPLIAIFPPVIVNALIVGGYLKFLLFTNIHAYVIMGYTFLGEFLAVYVLGFPLYLALKKHASKIFRNNF
- the folD gene encoding bifunctional methylenetetrahydrofolate dehydrogenase/methenyltetrahydrofolate cyclohydrolase FolD: MAKILDGKAVSQRVKNALKDETEKFVEKYGIKPGLAVVIVGDDPASRVYVNSKKKACAEIGYYSEEHALPESTTEGELLSLVEKLNGDEKIHGILVQLPLPKHINEEKIINAINPKKDVDAFHPVNVGKIMIGNFDFLPCTPAGVMELINEAGIDLTGKNCVVVGRSNIVGKPQAMLLLHKNATVTICHSKTKNIKEITKNADVLVAAVGRAQMFDGDYIKDGAVVIDVGMNRLENKKLVGDVDFESAAKKASCITPVPGGVGPMTIAMLMKNTLTAAKNAVLGK
- a CDS encoding YgiQ family radical SAM protein, which gives rise to MKKDFLPISKEDMQKRKIKQLDFVYVSGDAYVDHPSFGHAIITRVLESEGFTVGIIAQPNWKDCEEFKKLGAPKYAFLVSAGNIDSMVNHYTVNKKIRHTDLYSPGGEAFKRPDRATIVYCNRIREAYPDAKIIIGGVEASLRRFAHYDYWDNKVRRSIIFDSRADVLTYGMGEKIITELAHALKDGKEISETDIDGCVYVRSNIDYLENYIEVPPFEEVSSDKVKYAKATADEYYEQDPIRGRAIVQKCQGKYLVQNKPMMPLSTSELDRVYSLPYMRTYHPIYEKDGGVPAIKEVKFSITNTRGCYGGCNFCALTFHQGRMVTSRSEKSVLKEAESLTHEPDFKGYIHDVGGPTANFYGPACKKQLTKGTCRAKRCLYPEPCKNLEIDHKRYMRLLQKMREIPKIKKVFIRSGIRYDYLIHDKNEEFFYYLAKNHVSGQLKVAPEHISDNVLSKMGKPSRAVYDKFADKFYEINKKIGKEQYLVPYLMSSHPGSTLNEAIELAEYIKAHNLHPEQVQDFYPTPFTISTCMFYTGLDPFTLKEVYVPRTFEEKQMQRALLQFTKKENYTLVLKALKLAHREDLIGYGKNCLIRPPKPLAERERAESRQNSNHGAKQKGRKQTGSRQNTKQNSKNSANRGGTKNGKNSGRKSGFAKGKKRS